The Desmonostoc muscorum LEGE 12446 genome includes a region encoding these proteins:
- a CDS encoding helix-turn-helix domain-containing protein: MGCRLKIFLTEEEKLTLEELRKAKDVPQRTKDRAQVLLLNARGLKNEEIAKGLNWAISTVRQTLHRWEKLGLVGLWDAAGRGGKTRYSESDLIYLENCLAQEAKTYNSKELANKLASERQVNLSADRLRRVLKKRGRKFGNAPAELQKQNI, encoded by the coding sequence ATGGGATGCCGATTGAAAATTTTTCTAACTGAAGAAGAAAAGCTAACTCTAGAAGAGTTAAGAAAAGCCAAAGATGTTCCTCAACGTACCAAGGATCGTGCCCAAGTTTTACTGTTGAATGCTCGTGGCTTAAAAAATGAGGAAATTGCTAAAGGTTTGAACTGGGCGATTTCAACAGTACGTCAAACCCTTCATCGCTGGGAAAAGTTGGGGTTAGTAGGCTTGTGGGATGCTGCTGGCCGAGGAGGAAAAACCCGATATTCGGAATCAGATTTGATTTATCTAGAAAATTGCTTAGCTCAAGAAGCAAAGACTTATAATTCTAAAGAACTAGCAAACAAATTAGCATCTGAACGTCAAGTAAATTTGAGTGCAGATCGACTACGACGTGTACTCAAAAAAAGGGGAAGGAAGTTTGGAAATGCACCCGCAGAACTCCAGAAACAAAATATTTAA